Genomic segment of Salvia hispanica cultivar TCC Black 2014 chromosome 2, UniMelb_Shisp_WGS_1.0, whole genome shotgun sequence:
ctacttatttattaattatttcaaaaaaaaaatatattaaaaaatatatattttatatacatatataaaaggagagtgttgggaaaattaaaaaaataatgtcattgttgttaatttaaatgcatattataacaataaaactatataatactccatatgacatgatatttataataatgttagctattttatagtattagcATTGTGGTgttttttatgtaatatttaaatgttaattatatatttaatatatttttattttaaagttagtgaaatttgtattcaatttttagtatatttaatatataaatacaattaataaacaaattgtgttaaattatttactttatgaAGTTGTTGTAGTTGGATATATCATGGGCTTAGAAAGAATTATTAAGGAGGTAGCTTAGCCGTTTAACATAAATACGATATCTAAAAACTGTTATAAAATTAGATGCACAAAATTAAtgacaaataatttattgattgacaattaatattaattagtgccaatttcatttttaatttttggaattgaagagattaataaaaataatggtatttaaataattaaacgcttaatcataataatgtaaatgaaataatggtatttaaatatataaacaatatagtactacatgtTTTGAGCTTTTTTTCCTATTACAAGAAGATTGATTTGagtagtaaaagtgaactaaACGTTGATTGACTTGCAACTTTAGTGGCACAATCTTTTACATTGTTCTACTACGTTTCTACTTAGTTACGTTAATTGTACATTATAAGTTAAATGcacatattaaattatatgaataaaatataaataatttaatttaattttcggCTCCAATAAATAATACCATTGGATGAATAGATGCTTAAATGAATGCAAgcaagattttttttggtttaccGTTCACATAGCCCTATTGTAAAGCACTTTCTTGATATGagtatataaacatatttacaGCCAAGATTCGGGTAAAAAAACCTCTGCTATCAGTAAGGATTAGCAAGTAGGCCGACCCAATGTAATGGAATATATCAAATACAGATCTAAAACCtccaaaatagaataagtgATCAACAATGTAAAATTGAACTGTGATAGAgggagaattttattgatatttggatcatttgttggtcatgatgagtatattttaaagttaaaggTTTAGAATTTAGATTTCAATGTTTGGGTTTTTAGTGTATAGGGTCACTATATTGGGATGAAATAAAGCTCGACTAGAAAGTGTCTCACCAGtgcaatcttaaattatagcttttgataaataatatcttaaaatatcaTTAGGAGAAGTGGTAATTATACATTCcttaggttttttttttgttttgtgtgatgtaaatttgctttattttttagtctCACGGTCAgagttatttttctattttgcaaaaataatgtacaatattatttttcacgtatttatattttagctGAATCTCAACATgatcacattaaaatgtcaacacaaatttgtggtgacattttaataaaatgtgttgacatttaaatttatggaaTTTTAAACGAATGCTTAAATGAATGCAagcaagttttttttttgtttactgTTCACATAGCCCTATTGTAAAGCACTTTCTTGATATGGGTATATAAACAGATTTACCGCCAAGATTCAGGTAAAAAACATCTACTATCAGTAAGGATTAGCAAGTAGGCCGACCGAGTGTAATGGAGTATATCGAATACAGATCTAAAACccccaaaatagaataagtgatcaataaagtaaaattgaacTGTGATAGAGggataatttttattgatatttggatCATTTATTGGCCATGGTGAGTATATTATAAAGTTAAGGGTTTAAGATTTAGATTTCAAGGTTTGGGTTTTTAGTGTATAGGGTCACTATATTGCGATGAAATGAAGCTCGACTAGAAAGTGTCTAACCAGtgtaatcttaaattatagcttttgataaataatatcTTAAATCTCATTAGTAGAAGTGGTAATTATACATTCCTTaggttttatttgttttgtgtgatgtacatttgctttattttttagtctCATGGTCAgagttatttttctattttacaaaaataatgtacaatattatttttacgTATTTATATCTTAGCCGAATCTCGACATgatcacattaaaatgtcaatgtgttgacattttaataaactgtgctgacatttaaatatcaatgtcaatataatatattaaaatatcaacttaaGTTTGCGTTGACATTTCAGTATcgtcgtgttgacattttaatacattgcattgatgagttagcaaattagtaatttaagaaaaattaacaaCGGATTACACGCCTGTGGGTTGTggtcatatttattaaaaatatggaaatgtacattgattttttttttcaaacttgcTATAtccacatatattttttttctatatttatgtacagttttcaatattatcattatataataCAGTGAAATTTTCTTATCTGAAATTTGTGacacaaattattataaaCTCATCATTTGTATATcacaactttattttaataaaattactactttAATCGAATGTATcattgatattaattattaaatactttataattaagacctcatataattttattatttaaaaaaatatttcatatttgaagagaataaagtggaccATGCATAgttaatttgttattaatgttatcatgtaaattaatttataatcttaaaTCAATGTTTAAAATACCTTAgtccgtgcatagcacgggtgtgatactagttgaatgaatagttaagagatggagggatgtaGGTGctatctcttagttaagagatgagtgaaaaaagtacagtggggcccgTGAATAGTGAACAGATGAGGgggttaagagatggataagagatagcgtTGTGGATGACCTAATATCATTGATTGAacatatagtatttatttatgtgcATATCTATGTATTTGTGCATTGCGAACACATTTGTAGGAAACGATGATTATTTCTAGTAGCGCGCAAAATATTCTGGACGCAATGGGTTCTCGACATTATAGAAGTGCCCAACGACAATTACGTAGCTAGCTTACGAAGAGATGCCAGACCAATTAGATGACATAATGTTGCGGTCTCGACCAACCGCTATTTGGTGAAGAGATTTTTTCTCGTGGTCGTGGCGGCCTTTCATGATTCTTATTAGAGAAGGCCAACCACTATGGACGGCCAATTCTTGATGAATTTAAACGAGAGGATTTAGGGCTTTTCCAATATGCTCAATAACATCGACTGTGTGCACTGGGTATGGAAGAATCGTCTGACTATATGGAAAGATGTGTAAACCAATGACTACAAGGGCTAGCATGCGACCATCAACCTCGAAGGTGTTGCTAACCAGCGTCTTTGAGTCTGACATGCATTCTTTGGTAGCCAAGTCGAACAACGAtgtcaacgtcctcaactgaTTGCCTTTTCTCAATGTTGTTTACGCCGGTAGGGCCCCGAGTGTCAAATTAACGATCAATCGATGATGATACCATACGAAGTACTACTTGGCAGATGATATCTCGTGAAGTCGATTGCATGTCTAATGATCTAAAAAGGCATTATATGCAATGACATGAGGCTGAACGGAAGAATGTTGAGAGGACTCTCGGTGTGCTACAAGCGAGCTAGGCAATAAGTGAAAATGATTCATACGTGGTATCAATCATCACATCACATATATGCATGTATCTTAGTGCATAATAGCTCAGTCCATctcaatttcaataaaattaatatcgGTAGATTCCCCCTTACAACCAACTTCAATAAGATTTGGTTGCAAAATTGGTGCACATAACAATTGAAGTTTAATTAGGTGTTTAAAGCATacaaattttagtatttaattatgaaattttaattaattaattaattaaaataatttttaatttcatttaattttaatatttgaattatcaagtaatttatttattttaagcaTTTTTTCAGttcattgtaattttaaaaaatatgtaaaattagacaataataaaaataatgataaaattgaaaatttgagcTGTCTTTGAAATGTGGCTGATGTTGTAGCAGACACGAGAATTGCTTATTTGACAACAAAAATCGATTCTGAGCATGGAGGGCCTTAATTAGAACAAAGTTTTAACtggcaaattaattaaaatcacaaatttcgggccatttcacaatttttttctcaatacTCCAAACTATATTGATTGAATGAGTGTCCTTACTTTTCGGAATCTTGTAATACATTGATCATTGCAGATCTGACTGAATATCTAAAATGAGAGTGTATATAAGCTCCACAAATGAAATAcagagtactattttattgtatCGTGATGTAACATGAATAATATGCAACATATATATCTTATAAACTTGTGAAATCATATGcaaaatatacacatatacCTATATAGAAATATACTCAGCGAGAACGTGATGAAGTGATTTTTAGTCCTTGGAACGTAAAAATctaaatgaatgtattttCGGATTCGAATCCTAGAGAcgaaatttgtatatttttcaatgcaattaaattagtaataataCAGTAACTTATACATTAAATGCATTGTTcacatattcaaataataaagaaatattttctttaaataaaataacattctGTCTATGTAATTTAATacaatagctttaatcataaatagattatataacacaattttttctgaaataaatatgcatctaatgtaagactaatataattttcgtttattaatttgaaaacaatcaaaatttactagaaaatttcaacaaaaatactcatatataaaatttttagtaggataaaatttttagtcaacttcataatatttaataacaagcaattataataaccgaacggaggctaaatagaataactcttatttttccatcatgattaatattattttcctgtacttcttcaattcaattgaatattagtattaaataacaaaaattaatagttttaatcaatatttatagtgtccatgaattaatagttttcattaaaaaattttattgatatttaaaaatctaaatattaaatttaattttataaaattaaatctaatattgaaataaaaaaaaacaaattcagtgaaggataacaaaatggaagaagaatgataattttgaaataatatcaaagttagtacataactaaaataatatcagatttaaaatgttaaaagtgtaaaaagaccaaattgcccaaaccccctaaaataatatcaaagggtattttcgtaccaaaaaaagccaaaaggaccagTTTcaagataaacccttagtccagggactactgacgatatttttaaagtccaggaaCTATaagcgagataaacccatagtccagggactagttttatagttcactctataattatttatatcaatcATACATTCAATTTCGATTCCGAACGTTATGTATCAAAAAGAGGGTTTCATTAGTAATTAATGCTATCTATCGTGATATGCttgatatattaattactgAATACTACTCCTAATTAGCAAGTTTAATGATCCGATTCTTAACTATACTACCCCGTAGCGATATGtattgatgaaaattgaaaaggataggaacttataaaaaagaaaaaaaatgaagggataatatatatgtatacattaGTGATTGGTTAAAAGGAAATGATTTAGTGTGAAAATGACAAGTGAGAAGGGGTCCCTTTAATTATGGTGAGTGTGGGCATGACTTATGGAGGTGAATAATCTCAAAATAGACTAAGGAGCATACAATTATTGGCTCCAATCTCAAGATGCCAAGGAATAAGAAGCCGTCACTCTTTCACCAACATCCCATGTACACATACATACTAATTTCACACATACTACCTAATTAACACACTCATACACAATCCACTAGGTGTAGTATATACTTCTAGCCatggaataatatttttataggaggccataacaaataaataaatattactgtAAAAGTTAGAAGTTAAAGTAATTATGGATCATTaatctatataaaataatgatgttgTCATTAATTGATTTACTATCCAATCTCCAGAGTAAAAGTTAATCAtgatcaatcaaaatttatgaatatgatTCGATATTTAATACCATTATTCATGTACTTTTCACTACTATTTATAACTACGTAGTAAGTACAGCATATATTAAGAATACTGATATTGAGCATTGCATTATTCACTTAATTTTTTCTCCTccaatttttaagtttttcaaagtataacatcaaattcaattaatttatgaatgaattaaaagaACTAAaagttttatcaaaaatagaaattaaaaaatacatctATAAGCATCCCAATTTGGCCTCGAGTATGTTGTTCTCATTTAACAAGTCTCCACACATGACGTTGTAGTACATCGCTAATACATTCTCAATGGATTATCGCATTTTCTCCTTGATTTCCTTCATCTTTCTAGACCTTCGCAACAAAAGATATGATCATTGGCTTCATTCTCCTTTCCCTTGTGCGTGGCTGCCTGCCACGTCGTGTAGTAGCGCACCTTCTCCTAAGCCTCGAGGAACTTTAAGGCCCATAATTGATAGAGATTATGCGCTtctaatttgatcaaattggTCTCACTCGAGTCGCTTTTCCACCACGACTAGACTTAGTTGTAGATGGTGCATAATTTCTAGACTTGTGGGTTAGCCATCTTGTAGTGGGTGCGAAGCACAAGAGTCAGTGTTTGTTACTTTGTCACATACATTATTGTATATATGTGGAATTGTCTATATAACGACATACCGTTTGAAGACAGATAGAGGTGTCCACGGTTCTAAAATTATTGGTACCCGTTTGAAAAATGTTGGAAATGTAATAGAACCATAAGGGGCTTCACAACTCCGGTTCAGAGTCGTGAACCACTAGTTTAGGTTCACAGGCCCACAGTTCTTGTctggtttctatttttttttctttttcaaaaaagcATTTTCTATGTTTTAACTTATACTTATAacttaatagtattaataattttgaacaATAGAATgcttaaattaaatgtgaagcTAAGGcaacaagaacaaaatttgtgactgtattaatttaaattaataatgagaATTAGTTGGCAAAGGAGATATTCTAGTTGGCTGAATTGGGGATGACTTTTAGCAATTTAACCTTAAATGTTGAGTATTTATGCTATCGACAATCTTGACAAAGTTGGTCTAAATCTCAATGGGCTTATCCTAATGGGGAAGTCTCATTTTACAAGTCTAAAAACCTagttgttgaaaattttaattttataataaaatttgaaccTTTTATATTAGAAAACGCCCGTAAATGCCACGTGTCTCATTGTCATTGTCCAACGGACAATGCGGTGGCAGACAAGCTCATGAACGCATAGGCGTGTACGCTCACATGCTCTCAACTTTGCAAGCCCATGCTCGATGCTTCAGCGTTGAGCACGGTGCTACCAATGCTCTGAGTTTGATTGCTATCCAGACCCACTCCCCCAACAAACAAACACATGCTAAGACCTAAAATTAAACTAGTTtccaatttatataaataaattaattttatttagatcAAATTAATTCATCAAAAGCGATTTGCGTCTGCACCCAACTTTACATGTAGTAGGTCGAAAATGGCAAAAAGACATACATTCTTGCAATGCATGTGATCCTTGCTACCCAATAAACAGATTGGATAAGGGTTGCCTGAAATgtgttttgtaatttatattgtGGTACAAAATAAGCCCTAACCTTATTTATGTTGGAATGAAATTATTGATGCTGTGTAGCATTTCACATCACATGCAGATCTAAGTTATACAATAACTATAGGCCACGTACGAGTCATCAAGTATGATGTTTACGgagtacatatataattatattcatgaaaaaatagCAACATAATTAGCAAGTTCTGCCACATTCATGGTAACCTACTAATTAAACATGactataattaatcataattattttgactattaatattaatttcctGTACActccaaaattaattaggtcattaataattttcattttattgccTTGGTTCATAGTTTCGACGGAATTCTGGGGACatatgtattatatattaaacaatcaccaaattaattatagtatgaCAGAATAAATGGACATTCACGAGTCATAGATAAATGATATCATGAAGAAATGGGTACATGCGTGAATAATTTTTCCTAGGATAtcgaaaaatcatttttcttgaGGTTTCTAGGATATGTATATATGGTGTAAAAACTGTCTAttcaaccaaaataaattaggCAAAAGTATTAAGTTGCTTAATTAGGGCtatgaaaatgatttaatGTGAACATTGACACAAACTAAGGAATATATCTGCtgattaattatagatatGGGTCAGATGAGATAACTATAGTTAGTACATTAATTTTTCTCAGTCTGATCTGGATTAACTAGTATAGAATTATAGATATCTCAGCAAAATTATTGCTCATACAAATGTGTAAATGGTGTGTTTGAgtgagggagagagagggagagtcATCGCTGTTGGAAAACTCCATATCAGAAACATTCTGAGGCCCACACTTTAGGTGATGTAGATTGAGATTTTAGCTTAAATGGacttctcttctttctatGATTAGCATTCTACATCATCACATCGCTTCATCCTCAATTATTTGGTACCAGGAATACATATATGCaatcattatatttatttcataaatacaAATGCCACTAATCAAATTAGCTGGTTCACATGGTAATAAATTTCTTAAGATAATCTCTTGTGGATAATATAAAAGAGTGCATAATGTTGGGTGCCACgtaaggatttttttttaaataaattataataaaaataacttaatatacaattttgatttatttaaaagttaaagAATACTAAATttatctattaaaaaaattcctgTGTGAACAGTCAGTCTTATTttctactttgatttattcattaaaattaattccatttttatttttatcatcacttttttttcattttctctcttctattttagatatattttctctcctttttctcgtaatttactaatttggtatttaaatactccctccgtcccataaagattgtcccatttttccatttctgtccGTCTCATAatatttgtctcatttcactttttatcatttttggtagtggacctcatattccactaacccattcatattcacattttattataaaattaatatataaaagtaggactcacattccactaactttttcaactcatttttcattacatttcttaaaactcgtatccggtcaaagtgagacaatctttatggaacggagggagtatgtgtCATCCACGGCTGAAACTATATTTtccagaaaaaataaataagaatattcATGCAAcgaatttgcattttttaattaatgtactgACTTGCACAGAATCGATCCTCTATTTAACGGAGGAGTAATAAAGCTGGGGAAGAGCTAAACCCCAaccaactatttttttttttttttttaatgatcgtattttcattttttgaataagTTGTTGTGATATAAATAACGGGAGCTAGGCCCCCCACCCAAGTATTATATGGGGCCCAAATATGTTGaacaatttattaaacatttaaaaaagttacaaatcATTTTCTTACATTTATTCATATAATGCAACATAATATGGAAGCTTTTTTTGCAAATCCAATAGAGTCCCTCATTAATTGTGAGTATCAATACTTTAGTCTCTTTTCATAGACTTGTAATATGGAAGacttatttatagtatattgaGTCACATGAAAAATGACTCATGAAAAATGTGGAGTACCTACCCTATATTGAGTCACATGAAAAATGACTCTTCGAAATCTCAAACTCAACAATATTCCTCAAATCCGAATTTATTTGCAGCCTTGCAAAGTTGCAATACAACGGAAaagaatagtagtagtagcatTTAATTAcctctataatattttatttagaaatatatatatggatgatATTAATGAAGCATTAAATGTTGTTGAGGAGTGGGGTTGTTATGTCCTGTAGCAAATCTggctaaaaataatttggaatTATCCTAGATTAGTTGGTTAAGCATTCTCTAACCTGATGCCTGATGTCCACATAAACACTAATTTCTTGTGAGTATGGTTTTCTATATAGCAGTAACTAACTTAAAGAAGCATCAACCCCTACAATAATTCAAAACTtatcttggatttaatttgtcattcatcattcatcaaatatagttacatatatacatacataaacGCGTGACTTTGCCAACCTCCTTGTCTCCACCGCTCTCTAGAAAAACGGAAAAAGCTTGCTCGACCTTTTTCCCTCAAaaacctacttttttcttgaCAAAGAATCAACCTTTTtgtattcatatatataaatatactccatatatatttctacaacacacaaaaccacataaaattaattgctccatctttctttctttctttctctctctagttAGAATGGGTCTGAGAGACATCGGGCATTCATTGCCACCAGGATTTAGGTTTTATCGGAGTGATGAAGAGCTGGTTTGCCATTATCTTCGAAAAAAGATTGCAAACGAGCAACTTCTTAGAGGCACTTTAGTTGAAATCGATCTTCATACTTGTGAGCCATGGCAGCTACCTGGTATGTCTATCACCtcttcagtttttttttttttttttttttttttttttgctattttttagTCTAACCAATTTAcctattaaaaatagatactCCATatcacttcttcttcttcttcttctgtgaaaaatatataaaaacaaaatatcaaagtCGAAATTATACGGTGCATGCATTTTATCTCGTATTTTTTGAAAAGAACTACAATAAAAGCCAATCCAGAAATGAATATATCTGTCCGCCAATTAAATTGGGATTTTCTCAGCTTAAAGAGTTGGACACTGTGTAGTAATTAATGCTAAAGAATTTGCAGTCCTATTTCCGGATCTATGAGCATGTGagaatcattaatttttttcaggAACTTCCGagtttttattcttttacttttggTATTTCAaaagatttaataaattgatatattcattcaatttgAAGATTAATGACCTTAAACAATGATTTTAAAGTTGATCTCTTTCCTATTTTCGACAAGTTAATCAATTGTGAAAGGCTATTCtctttttcaagaaatataaGTTCATAGAGCCGGACTGACAGTTTCTGTGCTTTCACTCTGGTTTGAATGCTTCTCGTTACTCTTTTAgtgatttttatattagaataataaatcaattttcgGAAAATATATCATTTCTTTTAAGGTAAGCTAgtgaagaaattaaatattcctTTCGGCTGTCgctatcaaaataatactattaggaatgcaaagttttattttactgACGCAATAAATCATGTCGGTTATAAGTCGCGTACACTTGAAAAGAAATACATATACGTATTGACATGACATACAAGCGTATGTATATACATAAACGTACATacctcctccgtcccaaggaagatgacctcTTTCTTGGGCGgtacgggattttatgcaaatttattttgtgtgttgagaggagagagtaaagtaagagagagggaataaagtagagataaaagtgtttccattttaagtaatgagtcatcttagtttggacaaactaaaaaggaaagtgggtcatcttcaatgggacggagggagtaatttactTTAATAAAGTTTGTGATGAAGCATGAATTATAGAGCTTGTAGGAGAAGCCAAGAACTGTCGATAACGACACttatttgttgattaaattaatgtgaGTATTTGCTCTTGAGAATCTGTTATGATGATTCATAACTTTCATCACAttaaaagaaacaacatataatgatatatatatgagGCTAATGTAGGATACTAGGTTTCCAATTCCATGTCCCAAACATAACTGGCACGTGTTGtacttaaatttaattttaaatgttcTTGCAAGCTCTGAGTTTTTAACAATGTGGTGATTTTCAGATATGGCGAAATTGAACTCAAAGGAATGGTTCTTCTTTAGCTTCCGTGATCGGAAATATGCAACCGGATATAGGACCAACCGGGCCACAATCTCTGGCTACTGGAAGGCCACCGGCAAGGACCGGGCCGTGCTCGACCCGGTCAGCCAGGACATTGTGGGGATGAGAAAAACTCTAGTTTTTTACAAGAATAGGGCACCCAATGGGGTTAAAACTGGATGGATCATGCATGAATTTCGCCTTGAGAACCCTCATATGCCTCCTAAGGttagtaaataatttaatttatttttatcttattaattctatCTAAAAAACTAACTTTGATATGAGATCCtctattttatagtacttgaaatcttaattctatcccattttttggtatttcacTCACGCAATGttagtttttcaaattattttcttcaatctAAAGTTCTAGCatgtgtttttgtttgattttacaaatatcaatTAGGATTTATAAATAGCGTTTAATTTCGTTTCACTATTACGATTGATTATTCtataattagaatatattttCTGCATTCAGATtgcttcaatttttataaatgcttgttatcataaaaaatattatttttattatatttaatttgaatcgTGGAAACTACTAGGAATTTGGATATAGAATCTGAATCGATATTATTACATTTacacccaatttttttttcatgttttacttTAATCTTAATAATAAACATGCGCAGGACACTGTTTCGAACAGAATAAtccatttattataatttaagtaTGCAAGAAATATTACGTTAGCACAAAGCTTGTCAAATACTAAAGGAATTGTActttaaatattctatgtcCACTTTCATGGGTGAAGAAAAATGTACTTACCttatttttgccaaaaaaaaaatcacatatttaaGTTATGTGTAACAAATTTGCTAACcaaattgatattttgtggCATCATTCACAGGAAGACTGGGTATTATGCAgagtattttataaatcaaGTAGCAACCCACAAAATTTGTATGATCATTTTACAGCTGGTGACACTTCTCCTAATTTGGCTGCATCACCAACAAGTGAACATGCCTTGCTCAATAATGATGCTCATCAAAACATTATCACCTCTTTCTATCAACC
This window contains:
- the LOC125207749 gene encoding NAC domain-containing protein 21/22-like: MGLRDIGHSLPPGFRFYRSDEELVCHYLRKKIANEQLLRGTLVEIDLHTCEPWQLPDMAKLNSKEWFFFSFRDRKYATGYRTNRATISGYWKATGKDRAVLDPVSQDIVGMRKTLVFYKNRAPNGVKTGWIMHEFRLENPHMPPKEDWVLCRVFYKSSSNPQNLYDHFTAGDTSPNLAASPTSEHALLNNDAHQNIITSFYQPQNPNLNHNPSTSLGLSPEYMHMCPDEHDKDVATHPLASNLNHRMIETKCEGDYGFLFDMSIDYSNGVASYLEDARFDNGSSSVFI